A stretch of the Pedobacter sp. MC2016-14 genome encodes the following:
- a CDS encoding OmpA family protein, whose amino-acid sequence MMTSKFKIATLSIALAVSAMMLQSCDSLTKTQKGAGIGAAAGGVIGALIGKKAGNTAVGALIGGAVGGTAGAFIGKRMDKQAAEIQTAIPNAEVIREGEGIIVKFDSGILFDFNSAILKEAAKDNIKTLANSLNQYPGTDVRVIGHTDNVGSEAVNMTFSEKRAAAVKAYAVGQGVPSSRLITVGKGFSEPIADNSTDAGRAANRRVEIVIMANDQLKSEAKTQG is encoded by the coding sequence ATGATGACTTCTAAATTTAAAATAGCGACCCTAAGTATCGCCTTGGCAGTAAGTGCAATGATGCTTCAAAGTTGCGATAGCTTAACAAAAACACAAAAAGGTGCTGGTATAGGCGCTGCAGCAGGTGGTGTAATTGGCGCATTAATAGGTAAAAAAGCAGGTAACACAGCTGTAGGTGCATTGATAGGTGGTGCTGTAGGTGGTACAGCTGGTGCGTTTATTGGTAAAAGAATGGACAAGCAGGCTGCAGAGATTCAAACCGCAATACCTAATGCAGAAGTAATTCGCGAAGGTGAAGGTATTATTGTAAAATTTGACAGTGGTATCTTATTTGATTTTAACAGTGCCATTTTAAAAGAGGCAGCAAAAGATAACATCAAAACACTGGCAAACTCACTGAACCAATACCCAGGAACAGATGTTAGGGTAATAGGCCATACAGATAATGTAGGATCCGAAGCGGTTAACATGACATTTTCAGAAAAAAGAGCAGCAGCAGTGAAAGCTTATGCAGTTGGTCAGGGTGTACCCTCTTCAAGACTGATCACTGTAGGTAAAGGCTTTAGCGAGCCAATTGCAGACAACTCAACAGATGCAGGAAGAGCTGCCAACCGTAGAGTGGAGATTGTAATTATGGCAAATGATCAATTGAAATCAGAAGCAAAAACACAAGGTTAA
- a CDS encoding Gfo/Idh/MocA family oxidoreductase: MDRTIKTGLLAYGMSGKVFHAPFIAAHPGFELLAVTERHDKKAHTDYPEIKSYNTIEELLGDKNIELVIVNTPNFTHFDYAKKALLAGKHILVEKPFAATSSEAQELFELALDMGKKVFVYQNRRWDSDFLTVKKLIKEEILGKLNEVHFRFDRYRNAIGVKSFKEELVAATGLQYDLGPHLLDQVISVFGKPLSFYKVLGKNRENTKVDDYFSIHLKYPNDVNVFVHANMLVADVQPAFVLHGTNGSFVKNRADVQEDQLVKGVTPKDEEYGIEAPENEGLLTLVDSDGNKIQQKLSSEPANYLQLFESLYQAIVNEQPYPVKEQEIISQLEILSS, encoded by the coding sequence ATGGATAGAACGATAAAAACAGGTTTACTTGCCTATGGAATGTCCGGCAAAGTATTTCATGCTCCATTTATAGCCGCGCACCCGGGCTTTGAACTTCTTGCTGTAACTGAACGTCACGATAAAAAAGCGCACACTGATTATCCAGAAATTAAAAGTTACAATACGATAGAAGAGCTGCTTGGCGACAAGAATATCGAACTGGTTATCGTGAACACACCTAACTTTACACATTTCGACTATGCTAAAAAAGCATTGCTTGCGGGAAAACACATTTTGGTCGAAAAACCATTTGCGGCAACCAGCAGCGAAGCCCAAGAGTTATTTGAACTTGCTCTGGACATGGGTAAAAAGGTATTTGTGTACCAGAACAGAAGGTGGGATAGTGACTTTTTGACCGTAAAAAAGCTCATTAAAGAAGAAATTTTAGGAAAACTCAACGAAGTTCATTTCCGCTTTGACCGTTACCGCAATGCCATAGGTGTAAAAAGCTTTAAAGAAGAGCTGGTTGCCGCAACTGGTTTGCAATACGACCTTGGCCCACATTTATTGGATCAGGTGATTAGCGTGTTTGGCAAACCCTTAAGTTTTTATAAAGTACTTGGTAAAAACAGGGAAAACACAAAAGTTGACGACTATTTTAGCATCCACCTAAAATACCCTAATGATGTAAATGTATTTGTACATGCCAACATGCTGGTAGCAGACGTACAGCCTGCTTTTGTTCTTCATGGAACAAATGGCAGCTTTGTTAAAAATCGTGCAGATGTACAGGAAGATCAACTGGTAAAAGGAGTAACACCAAAAGATGAGGAATACGGAATTGAAGCTCCGGAAAATGAGGGTTTGTTGACGCTGGTTGACAGCGACGGAAATAAAATACAGCAAAAACTTTCATCAGAACCGGCAAACTATCTTCAACTGTTTGAATCACTTTATCAGGCAATTGTTAACGAACAACCGTATCCAGTAAAGGAACAAGAAATCATTAGCCAACTTGAAATTCTATCTTCTTAA